The following proteins are co-located in the Pseudomonas sp. ATCC 13867 genome:
- a CDS encoding serine hydrolase domain-containing protein, with amino-acid sequence MPIFSYRPILRALALASCLLGGHAFGADTWPEADWPHGAMPSGAAVQAFENYAFPTRDDATRKGVRTDAVVVIRDGQLIYERYAGPTQAQTPHLAWSMSKSVMASVLGVAFGEGRFQLDDPVARHYAPFAAHRDINMRHLLNWASGLAWQEDYEYAPVRSSVVAMLYTRGREDMAKFTADFPLDAIPGQRFRYSSGDSNVLSATLRQMVGPRDYADYPWTALFQPLGIQSAVWERDASGTFVGSSYAYMTARDMARIGLLMQRGGRWKERQLLPQAWMQFVLAPFPNYKPQAEKPGEAVPGGQWWLNRAVAGAPSPWPSAPEDTFAALGHWGQALYVIPGQKLVIVRYADDRDGSYQHDAFLKLAQAAFAQSEVQP; translated from the coding sequence ATGCCCATCTTCTCCTACAGGCCGATACTGCGCGCCCTGGCGCTCGCCAGTTGCCTGCTCGGCGGCCATGCCTTCGGCGCCGACACCTGGCCCGAAGCCGACTGGCCCCACGGCGCCATGCCCAGCGGCGCGGCTGTCCAGGCATTCGAAAACTACGCGTTCCCCACCCGCGACGACGCGACCCGCAAGGGCGTGCGCACCGACGCCGTGGTGGTGATCCGCGACGGCCAACTGATCTACGAACGCTACGCCGGCCCGACCCAGGCGCAGACGCCGCACCTGGCCTGGTCGATGAGCAAGAGCGTAATGGCCAGCGTGCTCGGCGTGGCCTTCGGTGAAGGCCGCTTCCAGCTCGACGATCCGGTGGCCCGTCATTACGCGCCCTTCGCCGCGCACCGCGACATCAACATGCGCCACCTGCTCAACTGGGCCTCGGGCCTGGCCTGGCAGGAAGACTACGAGTACGCCCCGGTGCGCTCCTCGGTGGTGGCGATGCTCTACACCCGTGGCCGCGAGGACATGGCCAAGTTCACCGCCGATTTCCCGCTCGATGCGATTCCGGGGCAGCGCTTCCGCTACTCCAGCGGCGACAGCAACGTGCTCTCGGCGACGCTCAGGCAGATGGTCGGTCCCCGGGATTACGCGGACTACCCCTGGACCGCGCTGTTCCAGCCGCTGGGTATCCAGTCGGCGGTGTGGGAGCGCGATGCCAGCGGCACCTTCGTCGGCTCTTCCTACGCCTACATGACCGCCCGCGACATGGCCCGCATCGGCCTGCTGATGCAGCGCGGCGGCCGCTGGAAGGAGCGTCAGCTGCTGCCGCAGGCGTGGATGCAGTTCGTCCTCGCGCCGTTCCCCAACTACAAGCCGCAGGCGGAAAAGCCCGGCGAAGCGGTGCCCGGCGGCCAGTGGTGGCTGAACCGCGCGGTGGCCGGCGCGCCGTCGCCCTGGCCGAGCGCGCCGGAAGACACCTTCGCCGCCCTCGGCCACTGGGGCCAGGCGCTCTACGTGATCCCCGGGCAGAAGCTGGTGATCGTGCGCTATGCCGACGACCGCGACGGCAGCTACCAGCACGACGCCTTCCTCAAGCTCGCCCAGGCGGCCTTCGCCCAGTCGGAGGTGCAGCCATGA